The DNA sequence ACGAAGTCGCCGACCACTTTCACGCCCGCAAGTCCGAGCGGGTGGATGACCCCGCGCAGTACGTTAAAGTGTCCTTCCGCCGAATCCTTCGGGATCAAATGGACACGGGGTTCGATCACGGTTTCGCGATTGCCCTGGGCGGCCAGCGCCGATTCCACGGCAGCCAGAATCTCCGCGTCCGTCAACTCCAGTCGCTCGACGTCCAGACGGTTCAGAAAGGTGAAATGAATCGATTCCATAGAGGGTTTCCTGAAAAAATAGGTGTTAATCCGACAGGCCGCCTTTAGCGGGAGGTGCGGACATGTGCGAGTGGTTTTGCGTGGGTGCCGTCGTTTCGTCCGGCGATTGCGTAATGCCAAGTCGGCGAAAGCGGCGCAGATCGGCTTCCGGGTGAATCAGCAGGGCCGCTACGATACCGAGAGTGATGACGAGCAGACCCGCGTAAAGATAGCCAGTCCGGAAGCCGTCGACGGGGTCCGAGCCGACGTCGACAATCAGGCCCATGGCGACGGGTGCGATCAGGCCGGCAAGAGTATGAACCGAGTTGGTGATGCCCAGCAGCGCGCCACGCTGCGAGGACGGGCAGATTTCTCCGATCAGCGTCGAACCGAGCGTGAAGATAACGCTGCCTATTGAAAACGCGAGGCCAATCAGAAAGATCTTCAACGGACCCAGAGCCAACATCGGTAGACAGGCCGCCGCCGCACCGGCGCCGATCACGCACATGCAGCCGAACGCACCCCGTGCAACGCGGCTCGAATAGCCATTCTTCGCGAGCCGTTGCGATATGAATGCGAAGCAGGGTGCCAGCACGATCTGCATCACCGAGGGGAGGGCAATCACCCAAGCCGCCGTCGAGGGGCTGAGGTGAACAGCCCGGATCAGATAGTTGGCAAGCCAGACGATGTTAAGCGCAATCATCCAGTATGCGGCGAAGCCTGCTATATACACGCCGAGCGCGGTACGGCTCAGAATCAGATAGCGGTAAGGAATGCGGGTGGGCGCTACGCCGTCTGCTATCACGTGGCCTATGGGCCCGTCCTCGCCGACAGCGGCCCAGACGATGGCCCAGGCGAGACCCGCCACAGCCAGCGCGGCAAAAGCGGCATGCCAGCTGTAACGCACGATGATCCATGTGATGAGTGGCGCAACCACGCCGGCTCCGAACGCGGCGCCGCATGCAACAACGCTGGTCGGCACGGCTCGGCGGTTATCGCCAAACCACTTGTACACGGCGTGAAGTGCGACAGGAAATGCAGGTCCTTCCGCAGCGCCGAGAATCACCCGGCTGCCAAATAGCGCGACAAAGCTGACGGTCCCTGTCATGGGTAAAAGTGCCAGGGCCCAGATCACGCTCATTACCAGCATGATGCGTTTGGTTGAGACGTGGTTAGACAGGAATCCAATTGCGACACCCGAAATTGAGAACAGCAAAAAGAACGCACTTCCCAACGCGCCAAACTGCGCGTGAGTTAGTCGTAATTCGGTGATGATCGCCGTGCTTGACAAGCCAACGACCGCCTTATCCGCGAAGTTGATTAGCATGAACAGAAAGACAAGTACGACAATTGTCCATGCCTTCCGTCCACCAAGAATCAGATTTGTCTCGTTCATGTTGTTCGTTCCTTTTCCAGTGCCTCTGCCGCGTCCTCGGCTCTTTTTTGGGCATCGGCTGCGCAAGCGACTTCATTGATTTCGCAAAGTAGCAGCGCCATTTAAGATTGTCTATACATATCTTGCCGGTATCAATCCAGAGGGCGTTGTTAGGTTGTTGGGCCACTCACAAAAGATGGCGAGGTGAAGAAATCAAAATCGCTTTATCACGGTCATTGTTTTCCAGTTGCGGTCATCAGTTGCGCCGTGCGCTGGTATTTCCGCTTTCAGTTGAGCTTGCGCGACATCGAGGAACTGCTCTTTCGAGCGCGGCGTGATCGTGACATACGACACGATCCGATGCAGGAGTGACAAATTTGGTAAGGGCTTTGCTCATCGAGTAATAGCGGTGCGACGCAAGCCGGGTAGTACGTGGCACCTTGACGAGATGTTCGTCACGTTTGCGAGGTGAACCGTATCTGTTGTGGCGTGCGGTAGACGAACATGGCGCCGAACTCGACATCCTGGTGCAGAAGCGGCGTGATAAAGCCGCCGCCAAACGCTTCTTCAAGCGCGTGCTGCGCTCGAGCCCCTTGCCACGCAAGATCGTCACGGGTCAGTTACGCAGCTACCGGCCGCCAGAGCCGAGATCCCGGAGCTTGCGAGCGTGAAGCACGTATTCGTCAAAGCGGCTGCCCGGCTTAATAACCGATCCGAAAACAGCAATCAACCTACACGCGAACCCGAGCGTTGCATGCGCGGCTTTAGCAACCTGAAACGCACGCAGCAGTATCTCTCGTGCTTTGGTCCGATTCGCCAACACTTCGCGCTGAAGCGGCATCTGCTAAGCGCTTCACTCTATCGCAAACATCTCGCCGCTCGGTTCGTCGCTTGGCGTGAATTCGCCGAATCACCCAAAGTCCATCGAGCGCTTTCTGACCAATCGTCACACTGCCCGTCGTGCCGTTCTATTCTTGGCAAGTTGACAACGCCCCTTGAAGTAGTCTGCCTCATTTGGAACTCGGGTTATAGAGTTTTGAATTGACTAAAATTGAGATATCGAAGTTCGAGGGCACCTCGTTTTCGACAGCTGCAATGCCGAAAGCATGCAGCAGTTACCGAGATTTCGCCACGCGATCCGAACATGGATGGCTTATTTCATAAGCAATATTCTTACAAATCGTCAGCAAGAGGCTTTTTTGTTATTTTTTTGTTGCAGTCAGATTGTCTATACATTTACCATTAGATCATGCTTGCTTTCTGAGCATCGGCCCCACTACTTGCGCCGCGTCGACCGCGGTCGAGCTACGACGGAATTATGAAAACCAAATCTGATCAAAGACATTTGAACATGACTAAAATAAATTTCGTTATGCTTATAAACGGAGGACCAATCGGTATCTATTCAAGAATAGATAGCTATCAGCGCTTGGGGCAACGTCGGCTTGCCACGATATGTGTAGTTCTCTTTCTCGGAACGTTGAACACACTGGCTCATGCTCAGGCCAACAACGTCACCCTGTACGGTATTGCCGATGGGGGGATCACGTACACGAACAACCAAGGGGGAGCGTCGTCGACGCAGGCGACCAGCGGCGGCCTGGGAAGCAGCCGCTGGGGGCTGACCGGCGTAGAGAATCTAGGAGGCGGAATGTCCACTATCTTCAAGCTGGAAAGCGGCTTCAACCTGCAAACCGGACAGCTTCTGCAAAATGGCCGCGAATTCGGCCGGCTTGCTTACGTCGGCTTGAACTCGCAGTGGGGAACGCTGACGCTCGGTCGGCAAGACGACGTGATGGGCGACTATCTGGGTGCCTACTCCGGAAGCGTTCAGTTCTCCGGTCCGTTGGGCACCCACGCCGGCGACCTCGACAACATTTTCATCTCCTACAAGCTGAGCAATACCGTCAAGTACGCGAGTCCTTCCCTCGGCGGTTTCTCTTTCGGAGGCTTGTATGGGGTCGGCGGCGTGTCCGGTTCCGTCGGCACCAATCAGCTTTGGGGTATGGCCGCCCATTATGCCGGCGGTCCGTTTTCCGCGAGCGCTGTCTACCATCACATCAACGATCCAACGGTCACTTACTTCGATGGGGCTGCGACCGCAAGCAGCAATACACCGTTTAGTAACCCAGTCAATAATCCCATCTATCTGGGTTATAGCTCGGCAGCGAGTCTCGACGCTTTCGGCGTGGGCGCGGGTTTGACTATCGGCGCGTCGACAATCGGCGTCAATCTGACAAGTACGCAGTTCAACCGTGTTGTGAAAACGGCAACGACGCCTCGCGGCGGCGCAAGCCCGTCGATCACCAGCGTTGAGGTTGCATACTCCGCGCGGATCATTGCAGCGGCCGTAGTTGGCATCTCCTACGCCTATACTCACGCAGACGAGGCGAAATACAGCCAGGTGACCCTGGGTACTCAATATTTCCTGTCCAAACGCACGCGTCTGTATGCAGAGGCTGCGTGGCAGCATGCTTCGGGCATTGATTCGACCGGGAGGGCGGCAGTCGCTGATCTGACGACCGTCAGCGCGTCGAGCACCGGGAATCAGATCGCCGCGCGAGTCGGCATAAGCGTGCGGTTTTAGGTTCTGTCGCGCTAACGCGATGAAGTAGAATTGGTCCAATTACCAAGCATGACGAGCACGATGGCAAGGACGAAGACGCCACGCAAGACGCTGCCCACCGGCATTGGCAAGGTACTGAAGCGACTGCACTATCCACTGGATGTAAGTCTGCTGTGGGTGCGCTGGTATGTGGCGTACTCGCTGGGCCTGCGCAACCTTGAGGAAATAATGGCCGAACGGGGAATCGAAGCGGATCATTCGAGCATGCACCGCTGGGTCATCAAGTTGCTGCCGGTGTTTGAAAAGGCATTCCGCGATCGCAAACGGCCTGTCGTGCAAGAGCTGGCGCGTCGATGAGACCTACGTCAAGGTCAAGGGCCAATGGAAATACTTGACCGTGCCGTCGACAAGGCCGGCAACACGGTGGATTTCCTGCTGCGCGCCCATGGCGATAAGGCCGCTGCTCGCCGCTACTTCGAGAAGGCGATTGACCATAACGGCGAGCCCGGGACAATTACGGTGGCCAAGAGCGGCGCGAATCTGGCTGCGCTTGAAGCGCTCAATGCCGAGCGTTCAACGCCGATCAAGGTTCGGCAAAACAAATACCTGAATAACGTCGTCAAGCAGGATCACCGTGCCATCAAACGCATCATCAAGCCGATGATGGGGTTCAAGGATTTCCGGTGTGCACGCATCATCCTGTCCGGCATTGAGACGATGCAATGATCAGCAAAGGCCAGATGAAAGACGCTGGCGTTAACCGAAGCCCCGCCGATCAGTTCTATCTGTTGGTGGCGCAAGGACCCTTTTCATCACAGAAGTTTTCGCTTCGCCGACCTTATCGCGACACAACCTAGGGCAGTCGGACGACGAGATCGTGGTTACTGGAACGGTAAAGCAATATCGCCCCACACCGTGCTGTAGGCGGCGGATTGCAATCAAGCCGTCACCGAGTGGTTTGGAATTTCTTCGTTCAGTGAGCACGGTCATTCGGTCATCAACTGCGGTGTTGACTGCTGTCCGAGCCAAACGTACTTGCGACCACGCCTCGGAACCACCGGTGGCCCGCATCGTTGTGAAACCGCGCATGCCAGAATTGTTGAACAGTCAGGTCGGGCAATGGGACAGGAAGTGTAAAGACATCAACGTTCGCCAAGAGAGAGAAAAGTTCGGCGAGTTCGTCGGGAACCGCCGCGATGAAGTCGGACGTCGCGACCAGGCTCGGTACAGCGAGCAGGTAAGGCACGGCGATGCCGACCTTCAAACGCGCGCCTCGTCGTTTTAATTCTTTTTCTAGTAGCTGATTGCTTATTGCTAGAGTTCCGGACACCACGTGCTTAGCGGCTATGAACTGCTCCAGCGTCAGTTTTACTTTTTTACGTGTGACCCCGCCCTTGATGATCCCGACCAGAGAGCGCCTGAAGAGCGGTTGCTGATGCAGCGCATCTCCCATTTTTCCCAAATACCCGATCGCGAGGTCAACCTCGCCATCCTGAAGTGCACTCGCAAGTTCTAGCGATGGAAGTTGAATGGGTTTCAGGGTAGCAAGGGGCGCTTGTTCCCGCAGCGCCGCCAAAAGACGGGGCAGCAGAACGATTACCCCCATATCGCTAAGGCACACCGAAAACGTTCGGGTCGTGGTAGCCGCGTCGAAGACGTTGGCGCTCCATATTTCTCGCTGAACGGCGCTCAGCACATTCGCAGCGCCTTCAATGAGGCGCTCACCAACGGGTGTCGGGATCATCGATAACCCTACACGCACGAACAATTCGTCCTGGAAAAGGATACGTAATTTCCCTAACGCATGACTGACCGCAGGTTGTGTGAGACCTAACCTGTCTGCAGCGCGGGATACGCTGCGCTCCTCCCCAAGCGTCTGTAGAACGTATAAAAAGTTCAGATCAGGCGGTTGCATGTATGCACCAGATTCATTGTCAGTATGAAAGTGATTGAATAGATATATACAGGAAAACGGATTATGGTCTAGTCCAGACAAAGAAAATAGATCGGAGACTGAAGTGCTGGACTGTGACGTTATCATTGTGGGCGGTGGCCCGGTTGGTTTGTTTCTCGCGGCCGAACTCGGACAGCGTGGGATACGCGTCGAAGTTTTCGACGCTAAACCAGGAACCAGTTCGCACCCTGCCGCCAACGCGAACAGCGCCCGAACGATGG is a window from the Burkholderia sp. PAMC 26561 genome containing:
- a CDS encoding porin; this encodes MKTKSDQRHLNMTKINFVMLINGGPIGIYSRIDSYQRLGQRRLATICVVLFLGTLNTLAHAQANNVTLYGIADGGITYTNNQGGASSTQATSGGLGSSRWGLTGVENLGGGMSTIFKLESGFNLQTGQLLQNGREFGRLAYVGLNSQWGTLTLGRQDDVMGDYLGAYSGSVQFSGPLGTHAGDLDNIFISYKLSNTVKYASPSLGGFSFGGLYGVGGVSGSVGTNQLWGMAAHYAGGPFSASAVYHHINDPTVTYFDGAATASSNTPFSNPVNNPIYLGYSSAASLDAFGVGAGLTIGASTIGVNLTSTQFNRVVKTATTPRGGASPSITSVEVAYSARIIAAAVVGISYAYTHADEAKYSQVTLGTQYFLSKRTRLYAEAAWQHASGIDSTGRAAVADLTTVSASSTGNQIAARVGISVRF
- a CDS encoding MFS transporter, which encodes MNETNLILGGRKAWTIVVLVFLFMLINFADKAVVGLSSTAIITELRLTHAQFGALGSAFFLLFSISGVAIGFLSNHVSTKRIMLVMSVIWALALLPMTGTVSFVALFGSRVILGAAEGPAFPVALHAVYKWFGDNRRAVPTSVVACGAAFGAGVVAPLITWIIVRYSWHAAFAALAVAGLAWAIVWAAVGEDGPIGHVIADGVAPTRIPYRYLILSRTALGVYIAGFAAYWMIALNIVWLANYLIRAVHLSPSTAAWVIALPSVMQIVLAPCFAFISQRLAKNGYSSRVARGAFGCMCVIGAGAAAACLPMLALGPLKIFLIGLAFSIGSVIFTLGSTLIGEICPSSQRGALLGITNSVHTLAGLIAPVAMGLIVDVGSDPVDGFRTGYLYAGLLVITLGIVAALLIHPEADLRRFRRLGITQSPDETTAPTQNHSHMSAPPAKGGLSD
- a CDS encoding LysR family transcriptional regulator — encoded protein: MQPPDLNFLYVLQTLGEERSVSRAADRLGLTQPAVSHALGKLRILFQDELFVRVGLSMIPTPVGERLIEGAANVLSAVQREIWSANVFDAATTTRTFSVCLSDMGVIVLLPRLLAALREQAPLATLKPIQLPSLELASALQDGEVDLAIGYLGKMGDALHQQPLFRRSLVGIIKGGVTRKKVKLTLEQFIAAKHVVSGTLAISNQLLEKELKRRGARLKVGIAVPYLLAVPSLVATSDFIAAVPDELAELFSLLANVDVFTLPVPLPDLTVQQFWHARFHNDAGHRWFRGVVASTFGSDSSQHRS